One part of the Arabidopsis thaliana chromosome 1 sequence genome encodes these proteins:
- a CDS encoding inner membrane localized protein (FUNCTIONS IN: molecular_function unknown; INVOLVED IN: biological_process unknown; LOCATED IN: in 7 components; EXPRESSED IN: 23 plant structures; EXPRESSED DURING: 14 growth stages; BEST Arabidopsis thaliana protein match is: unknown protein (TAIR:AT5G16660.1); Has 120 Blast hits to 120 proteins in 39 species: Archae - 0; Bacteria - 43; Metazoa - 0; Fungi - 0; Plants - 77; Viruses - 0; Other Eukaryotes - 0 (source: NCBI BLink).) — MASLSSTSLSLPKNSHQLHPSSGFSLNPNARCVSVSFGLNHSNKLHISAPRTKRILTIQSAYRDDDGSGSTGLFVGGFILGGLIVGALGCVYAPQISKAIAGADRKDLMRKLPKFIYDEEKALEKTRKVLAEKIAQLNSAIDDVSSQLKSEDTPNGAALSTDEIEATA, encoded by the exons ATGGCGTCTCTTTCTtctacctctctctctctccccaAGAATTCTCACCAACTCCATCCTTCATCTG GTTTTTCTCTGAATCCAAATGCTCGTTGTGTCAGTGTTTCATTTGGACTGAATCACTCCAACAAACTTCATATTTCTGCTCCTAGAACCAAAAGGATCCTAACCATTCAATCTGCATACAG agatgatgatggttcaGGCAGCACAGGCCTATTCGTCGGAGGGTTTATTTTGGGCGGACTTATAGTCGGTGCCCTCGGATGTGTATATGCACCACAG ATCAGCAAGGCTATAGCTGGAGCAGACCGAAAGGATCTCATGAGGAAGTTGCCTAAATTCATATATGACGAGGAAAAAGCTTTGGAG AAAACACGTAAGGTACTAGCTGAGAAAATTGCTCAGCTTAACTCTGCTATCGACGATGTCTCCTCTCAGCTCAAATCAGAAGATACTCCGAATGGTGCAGCTCTAAGCACCGATGAAATCGAGGCTACAGCCTGA
- the GAPB gene encoding glyceraldehyde-3-phosphate dehydrogenase B subunit (glyceraldehyde-3-phosphate dehydrogenase B subunit (GAPB); FUNCTIONS IN: glyceraldehyde-3-phosphate dehydrogenase (phosphorylating) activity, glyceraldehyde-3-phosphate dehydrogenase (NADP+) (phosphorylating) activity, glyceraldehyde-3-phosphate dehydrogenase activity; INVOLVED IN: in 6 processes; LOCATED IN: in 7 components; EXPRESSED IN: 25 plant structures; EXPRESSED DURING: 15 growth stages; CONTAINS InterPro DOMAIN/s: Glyceraldehyde 3-phosphate dehydrogenase subfamily (InterPro:IPR000173), Glyceraldehyde-3-phosphate dehydrogenase, type I (InterPro:IPR006424), Glyceraldehyde 3-phosphate dehydrogenase, active site (InterPro:IPR020830), Glyceraldehyde 3-phosphate dehydrogenase, catalytic domain (InterPro:IPR020829), Glyceraldehyde 3-phosphate dehydrogenase, catalytic domain, subgroup (InterPro:IPR020832), Glyceraldehyde 3-phosphate dehydrogenase, NAD(P) binding domain (InterPro:IPR020828), Protein of unknown function CP12 (InterPro:IPR003823); BEST Arabidopsis thaliana protein match is: glyceraldehyde 3-phosphate dehydrogenase A subunit (TAIR:AT3G26650.1); Has 24904 Blast hits to 24897 proteins in 6198 species: Archae - 41; Bacteria - 10859; Metazoa - 2228; Fungi - 2814; Plants - 3753; Viruses - 0; Other Eukaryotes - 5209 (source: NCBI BLink).) translates to MATHAALAVSRIPVTQRLQSKSAIHSFPAQCSSKRLEVAEFSGLRMSSIGGEASFFDAVAAQIIPKAVTTSTPVRGETVAKLKVAINGFGRIGRNFLRCWHGRKDSPLEVVVLNDSGGVKNASHLLKYDSMLGTFKAEVKIVDNETISVDGKLIKVVSNRDPLKLPWAELGIDIVIEGTGVFVDGPGAGKHIQAGASKVIITAPAKGADIPTYVMGVNEQDYGHDVANIISNASCTTNCLAPFAKVLDEEFGIVKGTMTTTHSYTGDQRLLDASHRDLRRARAAALNIVPTSTGAAKAVSLVLPQLKGKLNGIALRVPTPNVSVVDLVINVEKKGLTAEDVNEAFRKAANGPMKGILDVCDAPLVSVDFRCSDVSTTIDSSLTMVMGDDMVKVVAWYDNEWGYSQRVVDLAHLVASKWPGAEAVGSGDPLEDFCKTNPADEECKVYD, encoded by the exons ATGGCCACACATGCAGCTCTCGCCGTCTCAAGAATCCCGGTCACACAGCGACTGCAGTCTAAGAGTGCCATTCACTCTTTCCCTGCTCAATGCTCCTCCAAG AGGCTAGAAGTCGCTGAATTCTCCGGTCTGCGTATGAGTAGTATCGGTGGGGAAGCATCTTTCTTCGATGCTGTAGCTGCACAAATCATCCCTAAG GCTGTGACAACATCAACTCCTGTTAGAGGAGAGACAGTGGCGAAACTGAAAGTTGCGATTAACGGTTTTGGAAGGATTGGTAGGAACTTTCTTAGGTGTTGGCATGGTCGTAAAGACTCTCCTCTCGAAGTTGTTGTACTTAACGACAGTGGTGGTGTCAAGAAT GCATCCCACTTGCTTAAGTATGACTCCATGCTTGGAACCTTCAAGGCTGAAGTGAAAATTGTGGACAATGAAACTATTAGTGTTGATGGTAAGCTCATCAAAGTTGTCTCCAACAGAGACCCTCTTAAGCTTCCATGGGCTGAGCTCGGCATTGACATTGTTATCGAG GGAACAGGAGTGTTTGTTGATGGGCCAGGAGCAGGGAAGCATATCCAAGCCGGAGCCTCGAAAGTTATCATCACTGCACCAGCCAAAGGTGCTGATATCCCTACCTATGTTATGGGAGTCAATGAGCAAGACTATGGTCACGATGTCGCTAACATTATTAG CAATGCATCTTGCACCACCAACTGTTTGGCACCTTTTGCTAAAGTCTTGGATGAAGAATTTg GAATTGTCAAGGGGACAATGACAACCACACACTCCTACACCGGAGACCAA AGGCTTCTAGATGCATCACACAGGGACCTAAGGCGTGCAAGAGCCGCAGCACTGAACATAGTGCCTACCAGCACAGGAGCAGCCAAGGCGGTGTCATTAGTGTTGCCGCAGCTGAAGGGTAAACTTAACGGCATTGCACTCCGTGTGCCAACACCAAACGTCTCAGTGGTTGACCTTGTTATAAACGTTGAGAAGAAAGGTTTGACAGCAGAGGATGTGAACGAGGCCTTTAGAAAAGCCGCTAATGGACCGATGAAAGGCATTTTAGACGTTTGCGATGCGCCTCTTGTCTCTGTTGACTTCAGGTGCTCTGATGTCTCTACCACCATTGACTCGTCCCTCACTATGGTTATGGGTGATGATATGGTCAAGGTGGTTGCTTGGTATGATAACGAGTGGGGTTACAG CCAAAGAGTGGTGGATTTGGCTCACCTAGTGGCTAGCAAGTGGCCGGGAGCGGAAGCTGTTGGAAGTGGAGATCCTTTGGAGGATTTCTGCAAGACAAACCCGGCTGATGAGGAATGCAAAGTCTATGACTGA
- a CDS encoding Actin-binding FH2 (formin homology 2) family protein (Actin-binding FH2 (formin homology 2) family protein; FUNCTIONS IN: actin binding; LOCATED IN: endomembrane system; CONTAINS InterPro DOMAIN/s: Actin-binding FH2 (InterPro:IPR015425); BEST Arabidopsis thaliana protein match is: Formin Homology 14 (TAIR:AT1G31810.1); Has 905 Blast hits to 899 proteins in 94 species: Archae - 0; Bacteria - 0; Metazoa - 566; Fungi - 10; Plants - 221; Viruses - 0; Other Eukaryotes - 108 (source: NCBI BLink).): protein MASNCEKMLSKIKIPLPDMLNAVLDLDSSAVIIDQIKNLIKICWSKEEMDRLRNSAGGDKEVLGKCEEIFGELMMVPRIEPKLRVFAFKVEYPSRVSDLKMWMHTIIAATKEITGSVKLFRIMQTSLTMQVLRGSNVECGLDSLVKLCDNVYLMHDFCKLLDFGNDLVHLEAASRIELETITNKMQELFDIEEEVNDEFLASENDGANFVGYRNVVHDFLCTIDGDKQLLNILYAEVGGLVNSYIAEYPSGVRFKEATNILTRFVETFYKSREEIERQAEAEKEILEKRKMNIKQNGNL from the exons ATG GCAAGTAACTGTGAGAAAATGCTTAGCAAAATTAAGATTCCTCTACCAGATATGCTC AATGCAGTTCTAGATTTGGATTCTTCAGCTGTGATCATTGACCagattaaaaatctaatcaaaatCTGTTGGAGCAAGGAAGAAATGGATCGGTTAAGG AATTCTGCTGGTGGTGACAAGGAAGTGCTTGGAAAGTGTGAAGAG ATTTTCGGGGAACTAATGATGGTTCCGCGGATAGAACCAAAATTACGAGTGTTTGCTTTTAAGGTTGAGTATCCTTCCAGGGTGAGTGACTTAAAAATGTGGATGCATACGATAATCGCTGCTACTAAAGAG ATAACGGGATCTGTGAAGTTGTTTCGGATTATGCAAACAAGTTTAACAATGCAAGTTCTAAGAG GTTCTAATGTGGAGTGTGGACTGGATAGTCTTGTTAAGTTATGTGATAATGTGTATTTGATGCATGACTTTTGCAAG CTGCTGGATTTTGGTAATGACCTTGTTCACTTAGAAGCTGCATCGAGG ATTGAATTGGAAACCATTACTAATAAGATGCAAGAGTTATTCGACATCGAGGAAGAGGTGAATGATGAGTTCCTAGCTTCAGAAAATGATGGTGCTAATTTTGTGGGCTACCGAAAC GTGGTGCATGATTTTCTTTGTACGATTGACGGCGACAAGCAGTTGCTAAATATCTTATACGCAGAAGTG GGAGGACTTGTAAATTCCTACATAGCTGAGTATCCAAGTGGTGTTCGCTTCAAGGAAG CGACCAACATCCTGACCCGTTTCGTGGAAACGTTCTACAAGTCTCGCGAGGAGATTGAAAGACAAGCCGAGGCTGAGAAGGAGATActggagaaaagaaaaatgaacatcaaacaaaatggGAACCTCTAA
- the BZIP60 gene encoding basic region/leucine zipper motif 60 (basic region/leucine zipper motif 60 (BZIP60); CONTAINS InterPro DOMAIN/s: Basic-leucine zipper (bZIP) transcription factor (InterPro:IPR004827), Basic leucine zipper (InterPro:IPR011700); BEST Arabidopsis thaliana protein match is: Basic-leucine zipper (bZIP) transcription factor family protein (TAIR:AT2G40950.1); Has 974 Blast hits to 974 proteins in 146 species: Archae - 0; Bacteria - 28; Metazoa - 334; Fungi - 54; Plants - 487; Viruses - 0; Other Eukaryotes - 71 (source: NCBI BLink).): MAEEFGSIDLLGDEDFFFDFDPSIVIDSLPAEDFLQSSPDSWIGEIENQLMNDENHQEESFVELDQQSVSDFIADLLVDYPTSDSGSVDLAADKVLTVDSPAAADDSGKENSDLVVEKKSNDSGSEIHDDDDEEGDDDAVAKKRRRRVRNRDAAVRSRERKKEYVQDLEKKSKYLERECLRLGRMLECFVAENQSLRYCLQKGNGNNTTMMSKQESAVLLLESLLLGSLLWLLGVNFICLFPYMSHTKCCLLRPEPEKLVLNGLGSSSKPSYTGVSRRCKGSRPRMKYQILTLAA, translated from the exons atGGCGGAGGAATTTGGAAGCATAGATTTACTCGGAGATGaagatttcttcttcgatttcgaTCCTTCAATCGTAATTGATTCTCTTCCGGCGGAGGATTTTCTTCAGTCTTCACCGGATTCATGGATCGGAGAAATCGAGAATCAATTGATGAACGATGAGAATCATCAAGAGGAGAGTTTTGTGGAATTGGATCAGCAATCGGTTTCAGATTTCATAGCGGATCTACTCGTTGATTATCCAACTAGCGATTCTGGCTCCGTTGATTTGGCGGCTGATAAAGTTCTAACCGTCGATTCTCCCGCCGCCGCTGATGATTCCGGGAAGGAGAATTCGGATTTGGTTGTTGAGAAGAAGTCTAATGATTCTGGTAGCGAgattcatgatgatgatgacgaagaaGGAGACGATGATGCTGTGGCTAAAAAACGAAGAAG GAGAGTAAGAAATAGAGATGCGGCGGTTAGAtcgagagagaggaagaaggaatATGTACAAgatttagagaagaagagtaagtATCTCGAAAGAGAATGCTTGAGACTAGGACGTATGCTTGAGTGCTTCGTTGCTGAAAACCAGTCTCTACGTTACTGTTTGCAAAAGGGTAATGGCAATAATACTACCATGATGTCGAAGCAGGAGTCTGCTGTGCTCTTGTTGGAATCCCTGCTGTTGGGTTCCCTGCTTTGGCTTCTGGGAGTAAACTTCATTTGCCTATTCCCTTATATGTCCCACACAAAGTGTTGCCTCCTACGTCCAGAACCAGAAAAGCTGGTTCTAAACGGGCTCGGGAGTAGTAGCAAACCGTCTTATACCGGCGTTAGTCGGAGATGTAAGGGTTCGAGGCCTAGGATGAAATACCAAATCTTAACCCTTGCGGCGTGA
- a CDS encoding PLATZ transcription factor family protein, whose product MVSSIVKMENDDVMTPPWLTPMLRADYFVTCSIHSQSSKSECNLFCLDCSGNAFCSSCLAHHRTHRVIQIRRSSYHNVVRVSEIQKHIDISCIQTYVINSAKIFFLNARPQCRTGKSLNKTCQICSRNLLDSFLFCSLACKLEGVKNGEDPNLTLFHSGKSDDSSKIINTGICSRLIDGISIAVDDQRSETAGVLSPETPSIESHRNYPMKSRRKGIPQRAPF is encoded by the exons ATG GTGAGTTCCATTGTAAAAATGGAGAACGACGACGTAATGACTCCGCCATGGCTAACACCAATGCTTCGAGCTGATTACTTCGTGACTTGTTCGATTCATTCACAATCGAGTAAAAGTGAATGtaatctgttttgtttggattGTTCAGGCAATgccttttgttcttcttgtctCGCTCATCACAGAACCCATCGTGTTATCCAG aTTCGACGATCGTCGTATCATAATGTGGTGAGAGTGAGTgagattcaaaaacatattgaTATCTCTTGTATTCAGACTTATGTTATCAATAGTGCTaagatcttcttcttaaacGCGAGACCTCAATGTCGAACTGGTAAAAGcttaaacaaaacatgtcAGATCTGTTCTCGTAACCTTCTCGATTCGTTCCTGTTCTGTTCTCTTGCTTGTAAG CTTGAAGGTGTGAAGAATGGAGAGGATCCAAACCTGACTTTATTTCATAGTGGAAAGAGTGATGACTCGTCGAAGATCATCAATACCGGGATTTGTAGCCGTTTGATCGACGGGATCTCGATTGCGGTTGACGACCAACGCAGCGAAACCGCGGGTGTGTTATCTCCAGAGACACCTTCAATAGAAAGCCACCGGAATTACCCAATGAAGAGTAGAAGAAAGGGTATACCTCAACGAGCACCTTTCTAA
- a CDS encoding PLATZ transcription factor family protein (PLATZ transcription factor family protein; CONTAINS InterPro DOMAIN/s: Protein of unknown function DUF597 (InterPro:IPR006734); BEST Arabidopsis thaliana protein match is: PLATZ transcription factor family protein (TAIR:AT1G21000.1); Has 398 Blast hits to 398 proteins in 26 species: Archae - 0; Bacteria - 0; Metazoa - 0; Fungi - 0; Plants - 398; Viruses - 0; Other Eukaryotes - 0 (source: NCBI BLink).), giving the protein MENDDVMTPPWLTPMLRADYFVTCSIHSQSSKSECNLFCLDCSGNAFCSSCLAHHRTHRVIQIRRSSYHNVVRVSEIQKHIDISCIQTYVINSAKIFFLNARPQCRTGKSLNKTCQICSRNLLDSFLFCSLACKLEGVKNGEDPNLTLFHSGKSDDSSKIINTGICSRLIDGISIAVDDQRSETAGVLSPETPSIESHRNYPMKSRRKGIPQRAPF; this is encoded by the exons ATGGAGAACGACGACGTAATGACTCCGCCATGGCTAACACCAATGCTTCGAGCTGATTACTTCGTGACTTGTTCGATTCATTCACAATCGAGTAAAAGTGAATGtaatctgttttgtttggattGTTCAGGCAATgccttttgttcttcttgtctCGCTCATCACAGAACCCATCGTGTTATCCAG aTTCGACGATCGTCGTATCATAATGTGGTGAGAGTGAGTgagattcaaaaacatattgaTATCTCTTGTATTCAGACTTATGTTATCAATAGTGCTaagatcttcttcttaaacGCGAGACCTCAATGTCGAACTGGTAAAAGcttaaacaaaacatgtcAGATCTGTTCTCGTAACCTTCTCGATTCGTTCCTGTTCTGTTCTCTTGCTTGTAAG CTTGAAGGTGTGAAGAATGGAGAGGATCCAAACCTGACTTTATTTCATAGTGGAAAGAGTGATGACTCGTCGAAGATCATCAATACCGGGATTTGTAGCCGTTTGATCGACGGGATCTCGATTGCGGTTGACGACCAACGCAGCGAAACCGCGGGTGTGTTATCTCCAGAGACACCTTCAATAGAAAGCCACCGGAATTACCCAATGAAGAGTAGAAGAAAGGGTATACCTCAACGAGCACCTTTCTAA